Genomic segment of Thermodesulfobacteriota bacterium:
GACAACCCCCGGGCCCGGGCGATGCTGGAGCGGATTGGGCCCGACTCCGAGGTGCGGGAGGATGCCCGGTTGCGCCTGGCCGCGCTCGAGCAGGCGGCGGGCAACGCCGCCGCCGCCGAGGCCGTGCTGCGGGCCGAGATCGCCCGGGACGGCGGCGCCACGGTACAGATCTTCCTGGCCCTGGCGGGGCTTCTGGAAGACCTCCGGCGGAACGACGACGCATCGGCGGCTCTTCTGCGTGGCCTGGAGCTGTTTCCCGACGACGGTCGTCTCATCTTCGCCCAGGGGGTGCTCCTGGACAAGCAGGGAGATCTGGAAGGGGCTTTGGCCCGCATGGAAAGCCTTCTGGAGCTGGAGCCGGACAACGCCTTTGCCCTCAACTACGTGGGCTACACCTGGGCCGACCGGGGCCTGCGCCTGCCGGAGGCCCTGGCGTATATCGAGCGGGCCGTGGCCCTGCGACCGGACGACGGCTTCATCCGGGACAGTCTGGGCTGGGTGCACTTCCGGCTCGGCAACCTGGAGCAGGCGAGCGCCGAGCTGGAGAGGGCAGTGGCCCTGGAGCCCGAGGATCCCACCATCCTGGAGCACCTGGGGGACGTCTGCGCCGAGGCCGGCCAGCTGAAGAGGGCGGCCGAGGCGTATGAGGCCGCGGCCCGGCTCTACCAGGAAGACGGCAAGCGGGCAGCGGCTGCCGGCAAGGCCGAGGCCGTCCGGCGTCGCTTGTCCGGGAGGGAATAGCTCATGATGCGGCTTACAGCTCTGGTCATGGCTTGTTGTTTGGTCTCCGGTTGCGCCCAGCTGGGCCAGTCGGGGCTGGCGGTCACCTCCCGGGAGGCGGTGGGGGTGCGCAAGATCTTCATGCAGACCATGGAGGCCAACCGGCAGTGCCTGGCCAGCTTCGACACCGGGGTCGAGGTGACCTGGGACTCGGTGTTCCAGTCCGGCCGGGCGGAGGGCTATCTCCAGACCATGACCCCGGCCTTTGTCAAGTTCGTGGCCATTGGGCCCCTCGATCAGCCCCTGGCCATGTTCTTCACCGATGGCCGCGACTTCCGCTACATCGCTGTGCCGGAGGGCCGGGGCTACCAGGGGTCGGTGCAGGCCAGCGCCTTCCGGCGCTTCGCGCCTTCCGGGCTGGCGGCCCATGAGCTGGTCTACTGGCTGACCGGGCGGCTGCCCCCCGGGGATCTCCAGATGCAGGAGGTGCGGCGTCACGACAGCCGGGCCTCCTACTGGATGATCTTCACCATCGACGGCCTGGCCGGCCGGCATCAGGTGCTGTTCGATCCGAAGAGCGGCCAGATCATCCGGCACCGGGCCGAGGACAACGGTGGCGCCTTCATCCTGGAGGCGGTCTACGGCGGCTGGCAGCAGGACGGCGGCTGCTGGGTGCCCCGGAATCTGTCCTTTTCCCTGCCGACCGGCCAGGGCTCCCTGTTCGTCCGCTTCTCCGACTGGCGCCTGCAGGCGGCCCTGGCGCCGGATGACTTCGTGGTCGACATCCCCCAGGGCTTCGAGGAGATCGAGGTCCGCTAGGGCCTGGCAGCGGGATGATGGAGGCCGCGCGTACCGATCACGATGCCGTCGCTTTGGCCCTGCCCAGGCTGCGCCGGCCGAGCCGCTATCTGGGCCAGGAGCGCCATGCGGTGCGCAAGGACTGGCAGGCAGCGCGCGGCCGGGTGGTCCTGGCCTTTCCCGACCTCTATGAGATCGGCATGTCCCATCTGGGGCTGGCCATCCTCTACCAGGCGGTCAACAGCCAGCCGGATCTCCTGGCCGAGCGGGTCTACGCGCCGGATCTCGATCTGGAGGCCTTGCTGCGGCACCGGGGCCTGCCGCTCTTTTCTCTGGAGTCCCGCCGCCCGCTCGCCGATTTCGACCTCCTGGGCGTAAGCCTCCCCTACGAGCTGTCCGCCACCAACATCCTCACCATCCTCGACCTGGCTGGGCTGCCCCGCTGGGCCCGGGACCGGGACGACCGCCAGCCGCTGGTGGTGGCCGGCGGCCCCTCTGCCTTCAATCCCGAGCCCGTGGCCCCCTTCTTCGACGCCATCCTTCTGGGGGACGGCGAGGAGGCCATCATCGAGATGACCCGGCTGGTGGGGGAGGCCCGGGCCGCCGGCGCCAGCCGCCAGGAGATCCTGGCCCGGCTGGCCGCGGTGGAGGGCTGCTACGTGCCGGCGGCCTTTGCGCCGGCGTGCGGCGCCGGCGGCCGCCTGCAGGCGGTACGCCACCAGGGTCCGGGACCGGCCCGGGTGCGGCGGCGGATTCTGCCGGATCTGGCCGCCAGTCCAGCCCTGACTCGACCGCTGGTGCCCCTGGCCAGGATCGTCCACGACCGGTTGGGGGTGGAGATTGCCCGGGGCTGTACCCGGGGCTGCCGTTTCTGCCAGGCCGGGATCATCTACCGGCCGGTGCGGGAGCGCTCGCCCCAGGCGATTCTGGAGCAGGCCCGCGCCGCCTTGGCCGCCACCGGCTTCGAGGAACTGGCCCTGCTGTCGCTATCCACCGGGGACTATGCCTGTCTGCCTGGCCTGCTCACCGCCCTGATGCGGGAGCATGGGCCGGCCCGGGTCTCGATCTCGCTGCCGTCCATGCGGGTCGGCACCCTGACACCGACCCTCATGGCGGAGATCCGGCGGGTGCGCAAGACCGGCTTCACCCTGGCCCCCGAGGCCGGCAGCGATCGCCTGCGCCAGGTCATCAACAAGGGCATCACCGAGGCGGATCTCGTCGCGGCCTGCCAGGCGGCCTTTGATCTGGGCTGGCGGCAGCTGAAGCTCTACTTCATGATCGGCCTGCCCACGGAGACCGAAGAGGATGTGCTCGCCATCGCCCAGCTGGTGCGCCAGCTGAGCCGGATGGGCAAGGGCCGGGGCCAGGTCGCCGCCTCGGTGGCGGCCTTTGTGCCCAAGGCCCATACCCCGTTCCAGTGGGAGCCGCAGCTGTCCCTGGCCGAAAGCCGGGATCGCATCGCCCTGATCAAGGGCGCCATGCCCGCACGGGGGGCGACCCTCAAGTGGCACGACCCGGCCATGAGCCTGGTGGAAGGGGTGCTGGCCCGGGGCGACCGGCGGCTGGCGCCGGTCATCGAGGCAGTCTGGCAGGATGGCGGCCGCCTGGAAGCCTGGAGCGAGCATTTTTCCCTTGGCCGCTGGCTGGCAGCGGCCGAGCGCTGCGGCGTCGATCTGGCCGACTATGCCCGGGAGCGGGCGGCGGACGAGGTTCTGCCCTGGTGCCACCTGGATCCTGGCGTCGAAACGGCCTTCCTGGCCGCGGAGCGCGGGCGCGCCCGCCGGGGCGAGTATACCCCGGACTGCCGGGTGCACGGCTGCCAGGGCTGCGGGGTCTGCGATTTCGACCGCCTGCAGCCGGTGACCTGTCCGGAGGCCGCCCCGGAGCCGGCGGCTGTCCCGGCGAGCCGGCCGCCGGCCGCGGCCGGGCCGCTGTGGCGCTACCGGCTGCGCTATGCGGTGCAGGGGGCGGCCAGCCTTTTGGGCCACCTGGAGCTGGTGCAAGCTTTCTTGCGGGCCTTCCGGCGCCTGCGCCTGCCCCTGGCCTTCAGCCAGGGCTTTCATCCGGCGCCCCGGGTGGCCTTCTCGCCGGCCCTGTCCTTCGGCGTCGAGAGCCTGGCGGAATACCTCGACTGCGACCTGATCGAGCCCCTGGCCGCTTGCGGCCAGCTGGCTTGTGCCCTCACCGAAGAGCTGCCGGATGGATTGACCGTGGTGGAGGTGGCCCTCCATCCCGGGACCAGTGCCGAGCCGGATGCCGCCTGCTACCGGATCGAGCTGCCGCGACCTGTGCCAGCCGCCCTCCTGGAGGACTTTCTGGCCCAGGCATCCTGGCCCCTTGCGGTCAGCCGCAAGGGGGCGCTGCGCCAGCTCGACGCCCGGCCCCTGGTCCATGCCGCCCGGCTGGCCACCCCGACCAGCCTGGAGCTGGTCCTGGCCGCAGGCCCCGGCCGGCCGACCGTGCGGCCCGCCGAGCTTCTGGTCGCTGCCCTGGGCGTTACGGACGAGGAGCTGGCGGCCTGCCGCACCGTCAAGCTGCCGCTCCCCGAGCCGGCACCCCAGTCCTGATTGTCTTGCGGAGAGAGCGCCATGGCCACGGATCTCGTCATCAACGCCACCTCCTATGAGCACCGGGTTGCCCTGGTGGAAAATGGCCAGACCGTCGAGTTCTATGTCGAGCGCCGCATCGACCGGGGTCAGGTGGGCAACATCTACAAGGGCCGGGTCGTGCGGGTGCTGCCGGGCATGCAGGCGGCCTTCGTCGA
This window contains:
- a CDS encoding TIGR03960 family B12-binding radical SAM protein, with product MMEAARTDHDAVALALPRLRRPSRYLGQERHAVRKDWQAARGRVVLAFPDLYEIGMSHLGLAILYQAVNSQPDLLAERVYAPDLDLEALLRHRGLPLFSLESRRPLADFDLLGVSLPYELSATNILTILDLAGLPRWARDRDDRQPLVVAGGPSAFNPEPVAPFFDAILLGDGEEAIIEMTRLVGEARAAGASRQEILARLAAVEGCYVPAAFAPACGAGGRLQAVRHQGPGPARVRRRILPDLAASPALTRPLVPLARIVHDRLGVEIARGCTRGCRFCQAGIIYRPVRERSPQAILEQARAALAATGFEELALLSLSTGDYACLPGLLTALMREHGPARVSISLPSMRVGTLTPTLMAEIRRVRKTGFTLAPEAGSDRLRQVINKGITEADLVAACQAAFDLGWRQLKLYFMIGLPTETEEDVLAIAQLVRQLSRMGKGRGQVAASVAAFVPKAHTPFQWEPQLSLAESRDRIALIKGAMPARGATLKWHDPAMSLVEGVLARGDRRLAPVIEAVWQDGGRLEAWSEHFSLGRWLAAAERCGVDLADYARERAADEVLPWCHLDPGVETAFLAAERGRARRGEYTPDCRVHGCQGCGVCDFDRLQPVTCPEAAPEPAAVPASRPPAAAGPLWRYRLRYAVQGAASLLGHLELVQAFLRAFRRLRLPLAFSQGFHPAPRVAFSPALSFGVESLAEYLDCDLIEPLAACGQLACALTEELPDGLTVVEVALHPGTSAEPDAACYRIELPRPVPAALLEDFLAQASWPLAVSRKGALRQLDARPLVHAARLATPTSLELVLAAGPGRPTVRPAELLVAALGVTDEELAACRTVKLPLPEPAPQS